The nucleotide sequence tgataattagtTCCTTTGCATTAGTTTGATCCTTCTAGAAAATAATATTGTGTATGCCTAGATACCTACCTATGGTGGTTTTATGTTGGATAGCAAGAATATTAAGAATATCAATTCTGGTATGGTTAGGAGTGTTTTACTTCCAAATACTTTGTGTGCAACTATAAGGCTATCACCAATGGAGGATGggtaacaaaaaaaatcttaaaatttGGGCCCAAAACCTCTTTGAGAGGTGTATTTTAAGGTGgaaatttgggattttgggTTTAAGGGTGGAAATTTGGGATTGCTTCCCACTCCAAATGGGTAAGATTGCAAGTGTGATGGGGGGCCCACGTGAGACCATTAGTAGCAGGCCAGCCCACGCGGGCCCGTGCAAGTTAGCTGGCTGGAAGATAACGATCGATTGGGGGCAACTGCACCAGTAACATGGTTTCTACGATGCAGATTGGCGTGCCATTGCCATCCAATGGTTGTCGCGTCTCCTGGGTTTTGATTCAGTGTGGCGCGCCCAGTTACATCATTTTAAATCCAACGACTCAAAttccatttattcaattttaacagtaataaaaaaaaatccaactatcaaaataatattattaattaatccaaATTAGATATGATAccaaactctataaatacacaTGCATTTGTTCACTAATccatacaaaaattcaattttctcaactattttttttgttcagaatttgaatttttatttacataaaaatgttcacaaaaatAAGGCAAGATAGATTATACAAAAACTAATTCCAAAattattaggaaaaaaaaatcaacgaaATACAAAagtttaacaaaataataaagttGGTTGGGAATTCTAGGTCCCTTACCATTGGAGGAAAAAGCTGCCTAACCTCATACGTATAGATAAATAGTGGAAAATACAGGACtaaatattgaaattttagCCCTTTAAGTTAGAAATAGCCTAATTAAAAGGGATAAGTTGGTATTAATAAGAATAAAGTGGTACAAAAGAGTACGATTACGTACAATGTTACCTAAAGTAATAATTCAACTAATTCAAATGGTTTAAACAAacttaagaaattttaaaatagaATTAGGATCTAAGTTCAGTAGATCTACTTAGAACCTCGATGGTGTTGAATACAAACAAACATTTTGATGATTTCTACAAAATATCATGGTACAAGGCGCATCACacaaacaaaatttaataaagtaAATTTCTGGGCTATATGATaactatttttaaattattaattattaatttttattttattgaaagTATAAAACTTGTCTGATTACTATTTTTagattttagaaagaaaaaaaaagaaactaaaaactaaaaactaaaagttaaatttCGAAAACTCAAGAAAGCTAAACTCTTAATTTAGGGATTGTGCTATATGTGAGTAATAGATTGTACCATTGAGTTTGGGAAGTTAAACTAACTCAAACTTAAGTAAATTGAACTACAACATGACACTTGCATGAAAATTGTTACGTGTATTTAAAGTACAACAGAGCAACACGAATCACTTAGAAACGATTTAGACTTTGAAAGTATCACGCTCGAGGTTTAGAAACGAGCTTTTCAAATTGAAACTTGGTAATTGACTTTGAAGAGAAAGAATTTGGTTTGGATATTACGTCAACTGGCAATCATGCTATAGAATTGTAGAACaatgaaaatccaatttgaATGTCTTGAAAAATGCTTCAACACATTGTTAAGCTTGGTCCATACCATATTATTTCTTGAGTTGGACTGTTTTTTGATTGAATGAGACTTCAAAATCCAAAGTTGAACAATTTCAAACAATATTCTAAAATATTACTTTTTCTTGTTGGAATTTGTTTCTCagaattttaaatatatttactGGTTTTTGCGGACAATTCAATGCAGCAAGAGAAAAAAGGGCTGACCGAGTCATGCATTACCTCATGACAATATCAGGGACGGCAGCATAAATGCAAAATCTAAATAGTACCCcgctctctctgtctctcaacCACCTTCACCGTCTCTTTCTCTACCACTGCTCAGACTACAAATTTGTTTGACTTTGTGCCGAACTTGTTGCTGCCGCTAAAAATGGGGAAGAAGCGGGTGATGGTGGCCGCCGAGGATGTCGACTTGTCCGCCGTCAAATACGAGCAAGAAGAAATCAAGGGTCAGTCAGCCAAAAGCAATACACGCACTCAtatgatcatatcaaattatgaATTTATAGATGAATTCATTGATTGTTGTTGAGTTTGATGATTTggattttgttgggtttttggatTGGCAGCTCCACATTTGACTGGCTTGATTTTCAAGCTGTTTGTGAGGATTGTTGAGGCCCCCATCGTAGGTTCTTTCATACTCTCAGCTATGAAGAAGCAGAACAAGATGACTCAGGTCTTTCAAAATTCTGTGTTGCTTTCTTTTTCAGTAATTCAATTACTTGTTGAAATGTTCTACTGTGTTCGAGATTTTCGATTCGAATTAGAAGAGACTGAAAGTAAATTATCTGTTATTGCAATCCACAGTTGTTGAGGAATACTCTGATACCAGAGGGACCCATGTTCAAACCTGAATTTCCCCCTCCAggttttttggttttgatttttattaatttgggTCTCAAAAGGTTTTATCTTTTGTTGTACTCCATTGTTTTAATGGAATTGGATGTAAGGATCACTGACCTGGTGaatgtgatgtgaaaattagaACTAGAAGCCGGGGTGGTTGTTCTTGATGAAGATGGAAAACCAGAAGACAGAGTTGAAGTGGCTTTGAAATGCCTTCCACAGTATGATCCTGCTAGCTGCTGGAATGGgaattcaattcaatcttttCGGTACTGGAGGATACGTGATTATGCTTATGCTTATCGTTCCAAGCTTGCAACCCCGTCACTGGTAAGTTGATACTATCTTATGACTCGGTTCGccttaaattgattttttttatgagtttattttcttattcaCAGGTCGCGGAGCATGTAATTTCAGTTATAGATGAATTCAGTAATAAGAAACCACCACAACCTCTGTTGATTACTTTCAACCCTGAAGAAGTCAGGAGCCAAGCTGCAGCTTCGACAAAGAGGTTCGAGGAAGGTATTAATAGAAGGATAATTGGCTGTAATGATTGTGTTGGCTATTAACCTATGGTAGAGTGTCCCAGTAGTAAGCTTTGATgcccatttgttttggttgtGTAGGGAATCCCTTATCCATCTTAGACGGGATTTTTGTGGCAATCAAGGATGATATAGACTGCTTTCCCCATCCATCTAAGGGTAAATAATCTTCACCTTTGTGTTTAGAATATATGTTAAACATTTGACCCTACTTAACTAATCACTCTATGGTAACAGGTGGAACAACATGGATGCATGAGGTTCGCACTGTCAAGAAGGATGCAGTTTGTGTTTCGAGATTACGTAGTTGCGGCGTGATTTTCATTGGGAAGGCAAATATGCATGAGTTGGGCATGGGTACAACCGGAAATAATTCGAACTATGGGTAAACAATTCTTTCTCAGCAACCATGTGATGGATTTTGTATGTGCAGTGTTTTTCATAGACACAATGTGTCTAACATGTCAAAAGTCATAGTTATACAATTTGATCCTTTGATTTAAATACAGTTCATTTTTCCTGTGTGCTTATGTTTAAACTGTAAACTTGATAATCTCAAACGCTTAAGTTGTTAGGATATAGGCGAACTACCACTGTTATACTGTGACAAAACTTTATGCAGTATTTTTTTCCTGTGTGAGAGATAAATACAAGTAGcgttattttcttttgtttcacaATTAGCATGGTTTTCTCACTTGAGTCTTATattactgatttttttttctttctcaatttTGTTTCATTAGAACAACAAGAAATCCCCATGCACCAGAAAGGTATACAGGTGGATCTTCATCGGGCCCTGCGGCACTTGTAGCTTCTGGACTGTGTTCTGCAGCGCTTGGAACTGATGGTGGAGGTTGTGCAAAAAATAGTTATGAAAGGCTTAATATTGTTTCTTACTTTCCTTTATACTAATTTGGGATgcttaaatcaatgtaaaaaggCAGGTTCAGTCCGTATTCCTTCTTCTCTGTGTGGTGTAGTGGGCTTGAAGACAACATATGGACGGACAGATATTGGAGGGTGAGTTGGTACTTTGAAAAGGGGATCCTTTTTTTTCTAGGACCTACCACATTACTCTCAATTGTTAAGAGAACTATATTGGAAGCATATAAATCATCTAAATAGGAAAAACAGCTTTGACTGTAGATTTTTCTCATGTAACACAAAATTTATTAATGGACAAGCTTGTTTCatgttttagttttaatatatgcttactctctctctctctctctctctctctctctctctctaacttttatAGTATGGCTTATACGTTTAACCCTATCGAAGTAGTATGATAATTGATAACtcataaaattttgacatatgCAATCATGTAGACAAGCAACAAGCATCAGACTGGGATGTTGTGACATGTGCTTCATGCCAAATTGATATACTTTTTGTGCACTTTTACATCACAGATCATTATGTGAGGATGGGACTGTGGAAATTATTGGACCAATTGCATCTACAGTGGAGGATGTCATGTTAGTGTGAGTAACTCATACTTGTGAACATGTATTCCATTACTCTTGCTGGTGTTTGCTTCCATCCTTCTCAGGATGTGTCATGTGACTCATGTGTAATAAACTTTTCCTACTTAAACCTaattattttcagttttatgTTTGGTGCATTGGCCAAAGACCTCCAGTATTACTAATGTGTTCTgaccaaaataataatttatcagGTACTCGGCAATTTTGGGCACCTCTCTTGCAGATAGACTTAGTTTGAAACCGGTAAGTATAATTAGTTATTACCGGCTTAAATGGTACACGAAAATAGATTCATAATTCCCCTTTACTCTTATTCTACTTTCCTTCTTAACTCGTTTGAAATGAGACCTCGTTCTTGACCGGCAAAGGGAAGTCTATTTCCTGGAAGAAAGAAACCTAGTGCATGTAATATAATAAGATTGTTTTTTGATAGTGGATTAAAAAATGTACTATCTTCTTTGtagttaaattttaaatgtagtTATAAATGAATTTATTGCTGAGATGGTTTGTTCAGTGTGTGAAGTGTGTGAAATGGTAAGACAGGTGTttgtttcattcaattttacaagcagttttacatatataaggTGTGAACCCTCTTAATTTCTTCCATATCTGACACCAGTTTCTGTTCACTATTTTTTGTAGTCCCCACCTTCTGTGCCAAATTTGTCATTGTATGACAGTTTGAATACTCTGGGATCCTTGCGACTGGGGAAGTATACAGCGGTAATTACCCTTTCTATGGTCATTTCGATTAGATGTTACATGACATCTTATGAATATACAAACGTTCTCCTGCAGTGGTTTAATGACGTACATTCGACTGATATCTCTGATACGTGTGAGGATGTTCTTAGTCTTCTATTGAAAACCCATGGTTGTGAAGTAAGTCATCATCATTGTCATGTACTTTGTATCTTTTTGAAACTCATTCTTGTTTCTTAAGTTGAGGAATAACTTCTTTGATGTTAGCTGAGACTCTGCATGTCCATTTATCATAGATGGTGGAGATTGTTGTACCTGAGCTCCATGAAATGCGTACTGCTCATCTCATTTCAATTGGATCTGAGTTTCTCAATGCACTGAATCCATATTGTGAGGACGGGTATGTTTCTTTTGGGTTATCTATACTGGCAGGGGGAGGAATATACTTTTAAGTGGGGGGGTTTCGGCAAACTTATATAACATAAAAGTGAAAGTAAACGTAGACATAATATACACAAAAACTtcaatatcttgagaatattttcTATATTATGTGTATAATTGTCTGTTGTTTCAAACTTTTGAAGTGTCCTAGAATAACTTCAATACTTTAATCTTTAAATGTCTTCAATTTCCTTCAGTATTAAAAAGCCGCTACTAAGCATGTATAAAGGACTATAATTTTTGATTGATCGAGTATCTACATCGGAAGTTTCTTTTTGAATGAACTTGAGTAACGTgaataaattatgttttttttttaaagcatgcAGAGTACGAGATCACTTGAAAATTTAGATCTATTACAAAAGAAGCAACTCAAGTgtaattcaaaaaataattatttagcATTTGAAGTTAATAGAAAAAGATTATGTAAAATGGGAAAATGTATAGACATACACTTAAATAAAGGGGCAAAAGACACTCGTGATAaagttcagaaaaaaaaaacaattttattattgaaaaaacaaaaccagagactttatttatagaaaagtcaAGAATTGGTGGGAGGTTGACATATGAAAGAATGATCCTATttctttcggtttttatttatatCTGATgttattttattgattttttcttACTCTTATGTCTGTAGATATGGTGCAAAATTGTCATATGACTCACGCACTAATGTGGCTCTTTTCCGATCATTTTCTGCGTCAGATTATATTGCTGCCCAATGTCTTAGGTGAGGCAAAATAATTACCAGAAAACAATTATATGGCTGAAATCTTTAATACCTTTTGGGATGTTTGGTAATATCATACATTTATTTAAGTTCATTGTTGTAGTGCAAGCTTCTAGGAACCATACAAGCATCCTGTATCAATTGAAAACTGACTAAAGCGACTAAACATTTTTATGATATTTCGTTAGGATTCTTTTTATTCCTGAGGAATTGGAATCGTTTTTTCTTTGTAGGGACATTTTAGGTTCTGAAGCTTGTCAATATTAGTTTCTGTCATGCTCCAAATCCCAATTTCAAGTTTTACAGTAATATTTATTTGGAGGATTCTCAAAACAATGTTCCAGTGCCTATTAAACTGTCGTTAGTTTCCAATTCTTTGCAACCTGAAATTTGGCACATAGATTGTGATCATTGTTAAAAGAAGTGATTCATGGATCATTACTTTCAAATTTGTCTCTGATCATTTAACCAGGCATCTGTAGAAGCtcaaaaataacttttttctcaTATTGAAGTTGAATTTGTATCACCTATCCATAATGGGACCCAGTTGTTTCATCTGACTCTGCTGATTGGTCTTCTTTCCCACTTCTTTCGGTAGGGTTTTTTGCGACATAAATGGACTTGAGGTGGCCAACTTCCAGGCTTCCAGTAACACCTGCTCTTTAGCTTATAGATCCCCACTTGGCTATAACAAGCCTCTAAATGTGAATTCTGTTACATTTTAATGTTCTTTCCATAGTGAATTGCATTGCATTTAGAAATACTTGGTTTATCTCATTTGGAATTGGCATGGTATGCAAATGTTTCAAAGATCTCTGAAAATATACAGTAACTTCTTATGGGTTATGACAGGGTCACCTAATTTGTTTCAGGAGAAGGATTATGTACCATCATATGGAGATCTTCAAGAAGGTTGATGTCATAGTGACCCCCACAACAGGGTATGTAAAGCCTAACTGATTACTGAAGTAATGGGTGTGCACCTGTCCGCTCCTTATTCGTATTCTTATAATTCTATATAAAGCTAAACTAGATGGTGTTACATTCCAAGTTCCGAAAATGTTTCTCTTGTTTATTTATAGGAACATTGATGAGAAAGACCTGTTATTTATGTATTATATGTACTGCGAATTTTTCTTGTTGTTGAATACAGTCATCGTGACATGTTATTTCCATTTCCTGGGCCTCTTTCATTTACTTTTTTTAGATGTACGTTTTCATTTTCAGAGTTCTTGAAACagataaagttaaaaaaaaacacgaaataccaaacaagtttaTAAAATTCTCTGGGAAAATTTTACAATGCCACTTTCAATTTGGGAAACATCTTCTGTTGAAAACTCTGCAAAACAGGTCTTAGttatatttttgtgtgtttgaagaTAGATGTCATCACTAGTCAGTGGTCTTATACTCATTTTCCACCTCTATAAGTAGcgctgtttttttttattttctttctttttttcaagtGTGGGTACCTTTGTCATGAATGACCACAATTTAAATCAtgcatttttttctttggtAGAAACTCAGAATTTAACTGATATGCACACTTTTTCCTTTCTCTAATTATTTTGTGCAAAACAGCATGACAGCACCTATAATTCCCCCAGCTGCTCTTAAAGATGGGGAGACAGACATGCGGGTCACAGGTCAGCTGTTCTACAATCTGAATTGAAGCTTGAGAAgataattatttttggtttttaatttctcTCTCTGGAAAATTTTATAGCAATCTCCTGATGCATGTCAAAATCATTGAATTTAAAGTGGTTGGTAGCCACACTGATAAGTTAGTATTACTTCATTGTCGTTGGAAGAATTTGAAATGTGGTATTCTGGAAGTTTTTATCTCACACTCAAAAGACACTAGTGaacg is from Malus sylvestris chromosome 5, drMalSylv7.2, whole genome shotgun sequence and encodes:
- the LOC126623235 gene encoding fatty acid amide hydrolase isoform X2 produces the protein MGKKRVMVAAEDVDLSAVKYEQEEIKAPHLTGLIFKLFVRIVEAPIVGSFILSAMKKQNKMTQLLRNTLIPEGPMFKPEFPPPELEAGVVVLDEDGKPEDRVEVALKCLPQYDPASCWNGNSIQSFRYWRIRDYAYAYRSKLATPSLVAEHVISVIDEFSNKKPPQPLLITFNPEEVRSQAAASTKRFEEGNPLSILDGIFVAIKDDIDCFPHPSKGGTTWMHEVRTVKKDAVCVSRLRSCGVIFIGKANMHELGMGTTGNNSNYGTTRNPHAPERYTGGSSSGPAALVASGLCSAALGTDGGGSVRIPSSLCGVVGLKTTYGRTDIGGSLCEDGTVEIIGPIASTVEDVMLVYSAILGTSLADRLSLKPSPPSVPNLSLYDSLNTLGSLRLGKYTAWFNDVHSTDISDTCEDVLSLLLKTHGCEMVEIVVPELHEMRTAHLISIGSEFLNALNPYCEDGYGAKLSYDSRTNVALFRSFSASDYIAAQCLRVT
- the LOC126623235 gene encoding fatty acid amide hydrolase isoform X1, which gives rise to MGKKRVMVAAEDVDLSAVKYEQEEIKAPHLTGLIFKLFVRIVEAPIVGSFILSAMKKQNKMTQLLRNTLIPEGPMFKPEFPPPELEAGVVVLDEDGKPEDRVEVALKCLPQYDPASCWNGNSIQSFRYWRIRDYAYAYRSKLATPSLVAEHVISVIDEFSNKKPPQPLLITFNPEEVRSQAAASTKRFEEGNPLSILDGIFVAIKDDIDCFPHPSKGGTTWMHEVRTVKKDAVCVSRLRSCGVIFIGKANMHELGMGTTGNNSNYGTTRNPHAPERYTGGSSSGPAALVASGLCSAALGTDGGGSVRIPSSLCGVVGLKTTYGRTDIGGSLCEDGTVEIIGPIASTVEDVMLVYSAILGTSLADRLSLKPSPPSVPNLSLYDSLNTLGSLRLGKYTAWFNDVHSTDISDTCEDVLSLLLKTHGCEMVEIVVPELHEMRTAHLISIGSEFLNALNPYCEDGYGAKLSYDSRTNVALFRSFSASDYIAAQCLRRRIMYHHMEIFKKVDVIVTPTTGMTAPIIPPAALKDGETDMRVTGDLMRFVIAGNLLGLPAISVPVGYDKQGLPIGLQLIGRPWGESSILRLASAIEELCAKSKKRPVQYFDVLKS